cttctttggaTCCTTGTATAGCCGATTTGAGTCCTTGTATAAGCGATTTGAAGCCTCTCCGGGCGGGGGAACTGAGCGActgggatgaagatggtcCGGAATATTCATAATCTTCGGTGTGCCCTGGATTTGCAGAAGAGGGCGGTTCCGTAGggtgtggaggaagagaaaagtaaGACTGTTCTGGTGATGCCCGCGAGTATTGGAGGCATATagcaagaaggagaagttgCGATACTATTAATAAAATAGACTGAAGCAGTAATGCTAACCATAATGCAGTCAGCTGTATACTATGATAACCTGACGCAGCTTACGAATCTCGAAGTGCTCTCCTAACCAGAAGAATATACGGATTATGTTGGCGATGATTATAACACCGCAAATGTCTGATGGTATCATTGTACAACCAGGTTACTTGCAAGCTTCTTTGACGGCGTGGATCTACTTCCACATACCTTGAGAGAACCCTGAGGAGTCTCTACGAGCACCCCGTGAATCAGCTGCACTCTTAGGTTCTACATCTGGTCGATGCTGAAGGGCTACAAAGACACCTACTTCTTTTTAATGATACTGATAGCCTGGGGATAAACAGTCAGTCGCATACGCTGTTTAAATTGCGTGGCAAACGTACTTGGTCAACATATATTAGGGGCGGTCTATGAAACTTTCGTCAATAATTTTGGTCAACATGATATCGAGCGCCACGAGGAGCTACTCTCGGTGACTATACGCACCCTACAGCCATTCCAATGGCTGCGAGAGTGGAAATTATTGCCATCGAGGCAATGTGCAGACTATGTCGTTGGAATGAATGACTACAGTAGTAGGATGTATTTTGACACCTTCGTTGGATAATCTAAATTCATTTGACGGCGacggtggaggtggtgaaCTTCATAGTTATTAGGTCATCATCGCAGCAAGCTACACGCGTCGATCCTTCTGGCGGGCTGTGCCGTTTCCTCTTGCCCGCCAGTCAGTTCATACATGTATACTTAGAATATATATTATTCAGTTATTTATTTACCCATAGCATAATGCATAAGTTGCTCTGCCACCACAGCTGTAAAACGCACAGATGAATTAAGCCATACAAAATGTTCTTTCATATGATACATGCGCCATGGAGACAATCAGTTCGCATCACTCTTTCAAGGCccacccatcatcatctgcccAGTCTagccatctctctctccagTCTGTCCCGCTTAGCCTTCAGCTGCATtactttcttcctctgtaATATACTGAGGTCCTTCATGTTGATATCTGAAATCTTGGAACTAGTATCCTGGGAAGTATTTGAAACAGGTTTGGTTGATCCGCCAGAAGAGGCAGTACGCGTGGTGCTTGCGCTAGCGGACAGACGTGCAGATTCAAGAATCCTTAGCTGCAATTAAAAACAATCAGACTTTCAGCTCGCGCATCGCATCCAAGTATAAGCActcactctttcttcaagatTGCCCACTTTAGTCTTTTCAGATTCTATCATGCTGTCAGTCTTTGCTATCAGATGGTCGATCTGAGGTGCTAAAGATTGTGAAAGTGCTGCTTTATGGGCAGCAATGGTAGGTTCTGGAAGAACTAAAAAGTGCTAATTCCGTTACTGTCTTCAGCACGGCGCAACAAGGATTTGACGGTGGAGGGCACTCACATGTTTGTGCTTGAAGATCTTTGTTAACCTAGGCAAATCTTTGACACCAGGTTCAAACCTATCCAGGCCAATCTGTAAAGATCTTGAGCAAGCTTCCGTAGCCTGAACGCAGTCTTCAAGGGCATGGAGGTAATcggaggagggaggagtAGGATATACTGATTCGCGAGGAAGATGCCTTGAAGTGGATGCGAAAGCCATGATGACAGCGCGAATTGGGGATGCAAGCCGGAGATCGAAAGTAATCAAATACGGATACTATTCACAAAATGCGAATATTCGATGGACGATGCTGGTGTTTTGCGGCGGTCAGAAGGTATTGAAAGTTGTTGAATATAGATGTTGTTGTCATGTCATCATTCATGCCTTTCGTCGTTTTTGTTTACGCCGTGCCGCGTGCAACCCAacttttcccctcttcGCGTTTGTTTTTAATAATTTTATTTGATTGATTCCTTAGTACTCTGTGTGCTACGTCCCATTTCAGTCGCTGCATTCTAAAAGTCAATCACCACCTGCTGTGTCATCTATTGGGTATCGTATATTCTTTAACCCAAGCTTTCAACGCGGCAAACCCATTGTGATTTCACCTAATAACATGTTACAACAAGTCGTACAGTATCAAAATTTCTTCTATTCAACAGAGGCTGTATCTAAACTTATATCCAAAGCCTCTATTTTATTGAGTAACCTCTTCAATTCTTCAGATCTTGCACCAAGAGCTGCTTTCAAAGGCTTAATCTGTTTGGGGGCCAACGTCGCTGCAGCCGCACTTTCCATTTGGTGGGCCTTCGAGACCGCCGGTAGAAGTAACGCAAGCTGGTTTTGAAGCTGCGCAGCGTCAGAAATCTTGACAAGGCCGAAAAATACGCGACTAACCGATTGAGCTTTGTCTGTTAAAGTCTCCTCCGCTTTCTCTGAGTCTCCATTGAGCTTCATCGCCATCTCTTCTAATTCCTTGAAcaaccttctctctccataGCCTACAAGCGGCTTGTATCCCAAGGCCAAAATGGCCAGCATCTTCTCTACCCTCTTCTGTAtgccttcttgccttcttaTCAGTGACTCTATCCGGTCAAGAGTCTCGCTCTTTTGCAGATCAGAAACATCCTGACGACATTGTGCCAACAGACGAGCATGAAGTTGGAGTTCTTGCACTTGAAGATCAAGGCGGTTCTCCACCGTTTGGGAAGCAGCCCGTATACgctgagcttgagcatGGACATGTGACGAAATGTCTTGAAGAGCTGAAAGATGATCGCTATTAATAACAGTCAGGGGCATGCTATAGTCCGGAATCTGCCGAGACAACGCTTTGCTGCCAGTCTTGACTGACGACACAAGGCTGTCCGCATCAAAAACGTTGTCAAGTAGTGATTGTGTGTCCTTCAGTTCAGTTTCAAAGCCGTTTGCAGCACGAGCTGTACCAGATAAAAGTGCCAGGGGGTCGCCGAAACGAATGTCGAGCTCGACATAGGCAACCTGACCAGTGGAGGCGAGAGCAACAATACCGTAACCAAACGTGATATTACAGAAGCTGAACAAGCCGACAATCGGCGTATTCGGCACACTACCAAACCGTCAGCCAAAAACCTCTCATACACTTTACAGCTAAACCCACCCGTTAGACTCAACGAGTCTCAATACCTCGGGCGGAGGAAGTTCACCTTCGTTGCCATCGCCGTCCAGTCCATCAACAACAGGCCTGACGTTGATAGCGTCCACTCCAAAAGCATGCGAGACATAAAAGACATCACTGTACAATGGGTCACGAGCCAATACGGGCGCAttagaagagatgatgaatgggTCACTGTTGGGAAATGAGAGAAGTATGGAGTCCGTAATGTGTATCATTGGAGGCGGTGGGGTAGGATCCTAAATTGCCGTCAAGACTCATTATGAAGTAAAATGATAAGAGAACTTACTCTAGAACTGACCCACCGTGCCTCGGGCGCATCAAGTTCCAAGCCAATATCAACCCGACCACCGGACCAGGCGATGGCGATGACAGTTTGCccctccgtcttcttcgatCCGCCAGCCTCCGTGTTGTCCGCGTCAACCTGCATGATAAGCAAATCCGTGGCCATCTGTTCCTCGTCTAAGTCTTCGTCGACATTCCCCACGTCTTGAGGTCCAGGAGAGAATACCACGGGCCCTTGTCTGAGCAATGCACGATGAGCACCAGGGGCAGGACCGCCTGATTCTGTGAGGTGAGGGGGGTGGATTCTGACAAAACCATTGCGCGGTAAACCCAATGACGAAGATCCAACTTCAGCAGAATAACTATAGGACTTCGTTAATTTCCCCGAAATGGTAACCCCCATAGGCGTGTGTCGCGTGGTCCCgcccccttcttcaacttgtTTCTTGCTTTGTATTTCTTCCGTTTGTCGCACCTGCTTTACGAGATGATCCACCCACTCTGCTTGCAAGACTGTTTTCCCAAGTCCTGAAGTCCCTGCACCGAAAACATCACGAGCTTGATTTTGGACTGTTGCTAGCCTGATATCCATAAATGTTTTGAGTTCCCGGAGGTACTGAGCCGGCATTTCTGTTCGGAGGGGAAGAATTGGACCAAGTACATGTATATCGCCGCTCGCCAGCAGACAATACACCATAAGGGGCGAAAATCCAATCATAGAGGCGCCAAATGCAAATGAAGAGGCATAGCGCGAAAGGGGGTCAACAGCAGTGAATTTGGGAACTGAGCGGCTACGTTCCGGGATGAAATCGAAGGTCTGTACGCAATCATGCGGTTGTAAGACATCATATTCGCTGTGACAATTTAGCAAAACCAATCCCCCGAAAGCGATGCTATTCACTTACCGCAGCTTACCGCTGGCCGTCAGTACCCAAAGGGAGTTTCCATTCTCACCCCAACGGTGCCACTGTACTTGAGTTACTGCATCATCAGAGGAGCGCGAGAACAAGAAGTCATCAATGGGTATTGACCTATGATATGTAAGCCAAGTTCACAACGTCTGGCTTCGGTGACGCACTCTACTTCCACTtgcccatcttccaatttGCCAGAGTAGATGGGTTTTGGGAGCACCAGTACCACGATCTGATGATGTCCTACTACTGCTAACAGTCTCCCCGTCGGATTAACTACGATGTGATGGATCGCAAACGTTAAGTGAGGAGATTTGAGTGTCTTGATTTTGACGGTCAGCTGAAGCCCAAAAATTAGGCCAAATAAAGATGACAACCTACCCTGTAGGATCCGACAAGTCcatcctcaatcttccaACTCCCATCACTGGCATGGAGGCTCGTCATTCTTACTTCACTGTCCACCGCAACAATCAAATCCTTGTCACGCATTACCATCCTGCTGTGCTTCTGGCTCATAGGCTCGTCAGCCGAGGACCGGTCAAGAAGCtcccattcatcttcaggTGGGGACGAGGTTGAGATAGGGGGGATGAAGATCGAATGCGATTTGAGGGTTGCGAAGGAAAGTGGAATGGTGTGGGACATGGCTTTGTTTGGGAATAGGGCGAGGAAAGGGTATATTACACAATAGTTGTGAATTCAATGTTATGACCCATGAACGAACACCCGCCAACGACAGGCAACTAACAAGGGCAAGCGACAAATTCAGATTGATCGAGCGGAATCAAAATCATTTTGCTCTACAGTTAATACTCATACGCACAAAAATAGAATACAACTTCTGTAGAATTTGGTGATATACATTGGCATTGGTAGAGTAGCGTACATGGCAGAGACATTTAAAGACAAACGTACAGGAAAGCAGCAAGTGTAGTATCAACCACAATACCTAATTATATAATTAACTGTAACCAACTGTCGCATATAGGCCGTAGCGTTTATCGACAACAGCAGCTTATTCCATCTCTGTTTTTATCAGCCATCGTAATAGTTCATCAACAGCAGCACACGCTGGCCCTCTGCCATGATCATCACGCTACATACAAGTACAGAGCTTCGGGAAAACAGGTTCGCGCAATGGCACGTGTAGGAATACGCGCGTCACGTCACATTCTACTTCCACTACAGAGAtttcacttcttcattccgTCAGTTCAAAAGGAAATTCTTCAATAGCAATGATGCCCCGTTTCTGAAAACACTGTAACTACTGAGGACTTGGTCGCCCTGTCCCTGGTCGTTACTTTCATTGGCTTCGCCGACTTTGGTATACAGATCGATAGGAATGTGTCCAATGTAGTGAGTGCTAATCCGATTCGGTCAACAAAGATACTCCAATGAAGGTGATTAAAACTCACTCCCCAAATCCTCCGACATAATAGATATCGTCCGCATCTAGTTTGGCCCATATGGATGAATGAGGAGAGTTCGGCGCTCCTGGAAGCCAATACTTCGCGTCAGGATGGTAACTGAGGTAGCAGTTCTCtagctcctccttctcttctttggaGAGATCAGGAAGGAAAGTCATGTTCTGCGAAGGGTTCCTCCCAGTCAGCATCTTATTGCCAAAGCGCAACCTTCCCGGACTCACTCCAATGAAAGCTACTCGTGACACGCTCATGGGGGACCACACAGCCTTATGCGGCATTGACACAGAGTAACTAGCGTAATGAGAGCTTGAGGCCATTATATTGTGAGTAGAGAGCGAAATAGGGAGCAGGAGAAATGTGAGTGATGGCGGCGGATGACATGGGGCATGGTACTATTTAAGGGCGTAAACGGCTGTCTTTCGTGTATAGTGTAATCGTTACCTACCTCCATCATGGCAAAGGGGCGACCTGAACAGAGACAATCAGCTTAAACATTGAGTCCATAATCGTGAAATTTCGATTTACCACCATTATCAGTTCCGTTAGGAAAGACGCTGGACATGGTTCCCACAGTAACATCTTTGATGAGTTTCTTTGTGTTGATTGCTGCAATGGTGATGAGCTTCCCTTTGTTGAATATATCTTGATGTCCCACTCCTTCGAGCTATAAAGACACGCAAAACATCCTACTcacctgcttcttcaagtgTTTCCCGGTGAGCCTGAGGTACTGTAAGACTGTAAGCTGAAGTAATGGAGAGTGCTAGACCCGCCAAGATGCCGAGCAGCATCATGAAGAATCTAGAGAGGTTTTTCGCAAGGAAGTACGGGAAGTCAAAATAAGAGTGCTGGGAACTGTCTAACtatgatgaaggtgatgatgttATAACTGAAGTAGAACATGCATCCGTCGTCCGCCGGAGCAGATGCATGTATGTATAAATGGGTGATGTTTGTTtgcttgagcttcttggcCCGATTTGCCGTTTGCTATAAACAGTAGTTCTGTCGTTCCCATCGGCCGGAGCACAGGAGCCAAGCAGTGCATACACCGAATAGgtcaacctccactttcacTTATTATCAGTGCGGGAGAAGCCAGGAACGACGGCGGTTGCCACCGTCGCCATCGGCTATTCAATAGATTACATAATACAGACCGTCATTTCTTCATTTCAGACTATAGAAATCCACGTCAGCCTTTTTGCCACAAACAAACCTGAACAAACTCCGTGAAACTCCGCAGGTAATACTAATTTGTTTCCGTCTTTTCGATATGGCCTCTGTGGGTCGCTGGATTTCTGCCTAGCTTCAAGTCTTCTCtcgtttttcttctccatccatcaaacTTAAAAAGGAGGATTTTGCCCAGCATGGTGAGTTTGACATATCGACAGGCCAGATGGAGTGGACGGCGGGGAGAAAGGCAGAGCGAGAGCTAGAAACTAGAATCAGGAGATGGGCGGAAGGGGAGTGAATAGGGATCGTTGGGATGGCGTTGGATCGAAAGGGATGCTGCTCGTCTTGTCAGGCCGTCGTCAACTATTCTCGCGCTGTCCATCTGGATTTTTTGAAGATGCTAATTATCGCCCGATTCACAGGACCCCGAAGGCCCCGTCACCCTCCGAACCTCCAAGTTCATCACCAACCGTCTCCTCAACCGACGACAGTTTGTCCTCACTGTCTTCCACCCCACTCGCCCCAACGTCTCTCGTTCTGAGCTCTCTGAGAAGCTTGCTGCCCTTTACAAGACCGACAAGGAGCGTGTGACCGTTTTCGGTCTCAAGACTAAGTTCGGTGGCGGTTCTTCTACCGGTTTTGGTTTGATctacgatgatgaggaatcTCAGAAGAAGTTTGAGCCCAAGCACAGGCTCGTGAGGGTGAGTGGCTGTTATTATTTGGCGAGAGCGATCATGCTTTGGGGAAACCCAAACAGAATCGTCTTGATGAACGTCTGCTGATCTGTCTCAGTCCAACCTCGCCGAGAAGGTTGTTAAGCCTTCCAGGAAGCTTCGtaaggagaggaagaaccGAGCGAAGAAGGTATGTTGCGCCACTTCTGAGTATATTTTGTCTGACTGTTATGATAGCTCCGAGGAAAGGCTCGTGCCAAGGCCGGCGAGCCCGCTAAGAAGAAGTAATTTACTTAGCGGGGATGGAGGCTTAGCTGGGATGTATTCATGCTCTCTATGTGGCTGCCATATCTTGGGACTCAATATCGACGGTTCAGGGAGAATGTCGGATCATGTCCTCTTGCAAAACTGATCGATATCGTCTAACGCCTGCAGTTCATTCATTCTCGCCTACAATTCACAGTGGAAGAGCAAAGCTGGTCATCCCATGTTTATCAACGTGGGAACTGTTAATGTACATAATCGGGCTTCAATGGGAATACTATTCAATCCATCCTTCGTCTTTTCCCCAGTTCACCAAGTCTCTCGCTGAAGTAAAAGGTTTCAACCTATCGTTCTTATGATTTCTATTTGACCTTGCACCCCTTATGTCAAAAGTCAGACTGTATTCAATCATCTCTTCGACTTTTTGGAGCATGGCCCAAGCTTGTTCTGACCGGATGGTATCGGGTTTGGGTTTCACGCCTCTAGCCGACCGAGGGGCTAGTGTACATTTGAGAGTGCGGGGCTTTCTAAGAGACTTCGATCCGAGCATGTACTGAAGAATATATCGCAGCCACTTAGTTGATTGATGGGCATGATTAGCATTTTTATCCTCGCCGCAGGGAAATTGCAAGCTTACCATGACGTTCGTGATTGCATGGAAACCATCCCAGTCGT
Above is a window of Cryptococcus tetragattii IND107 chromosome 1, whole genome shotgun sequence DNA encoding:
- a CDS encoding 40S ribosomal protein eS24, translated to MDPEGPVTLRTSKFITNRLLNRRQFVLTVFHPTRPNVSRSELSEKLAALYKTDKERVTVFGLKTKFGGGSSTGFGLIYDDEESQKKFEPKHRLVRSNLAEKVVKPSRKLRKERKNRAKKLRGKARAKAGEPAKKK